The following DNA comes from Cellulophaga sp. HaHa_2_95.
ACTGCATTGACATCGCTATCATGCCAAACTACAGAAGTCTCAACTATATATTTAGCAAACAATATTAATCTTACCTCGGTTTACCTTGACGCAAGCAAGTTGACGGCCCTAGACCTTTCAAAACAAACTAAACTAACCTCGCTCTATTGTTCTAAAAGTAAATTGATTAGTTTGAATGTTAAAAATGGAAATAATAACAATTTAGCATATTTCTATGCGATAGACAATCCAGATTTGACGTGTATTCAAGTCGATAATAAAGAATCTGCAGCAGTATCGAATAATTGGTCAAAACCTAATACAGCTTCGTATGAAGAATTTTGCAATTAGATAAGCTTTTAAAAGAGGTTTTTAACATATGGGCTTCCCCATATTTGGACACTTTCAACCTGCCACGTTTAACGGGAATAAATAAGGTTCTTCTTAGGTGTTTTTCACTTTTCTGTAACAGCTCTCTTATTGTCAATTTTATCTCCGAGAGCTTAAAAGTTAAAACCAACACTATTTATGAATCTATTACCGTCACCTCCGTGATAAAAGCCAAGGTTTCATACAAGCGAACTAAAACCAAATAACCATACTAAATCTAGGTAGTTGTTATACCATTATCATTTGTTGGTCCTGCACTACCCTATTTTTTTTAATAATATTAATTAAAATTAGCTACAAAACTGTTTTGGCAAAAAATCTTTATTTAGATTTAGCTACCAGCACCGCCAAATGAAATAGGGTTTTGGCTCCGTAAACTTTCTTTATTGCTTTGATTCTTTTTTCCACAGAAGATACCGAACTAGGTGTTATCCCTTTTTCTATAAAATGGTTTGAGATCTCTGGAGTTCTATATCCTTTTGATAATAGTTGTATTATTTTTCTGTCTACACGTTCCATAGTTTTAGCTGTTTACGGTACAAATTAATACTATATTTTGAGATTATACCTTAAACCTAGTATTTACTAGTATGTAAGTACGCTTTTATAGGATTCTTATAATCGGGCTTAGTAGTAAAACCTAATTCATATTAAAGTAATGCGATGAAATATGAGTTAACTTAAGAATATAACGCAAACTACGATTGAAGCTCAGGATTAGCATGACTTTGTGAGAATTTTGTGAAGCTCTAACCCTTACCAATTAAGTTCACCCGCAATAAACATAAAATAGCACATTGATTACCAGTTATTTATGTGGAATAATTAAAAAATCAGCTTTTTTTTGTTATGTCTACCTCTAGTTTAACGTTATTAAGGTATAATGAATAAAACCGATTTTAGACGTACTGTATTTTCATTATCTGAACGCTTGTTTCCGATGGTTTCACGAATGCTTGGAAGTAGTGCAAATGCTGAAGATGCTATTCAGGATATTATGATGAAACTCTGGGAAAAACGAAAGCGTATCGCCGACCACCCTAATATTCAGGGTTTGGTGTTTTCCACAGCGCGCAATCATTGTATTGATATACTTAGAAAGAAAACCTTAGCTAATCATGATGCTTCTTTTCAATTAGAGATCCTGAAATCAGAAAATGATAGCGAAGAACTGGAGTGGAAAGAGCTAAGGGGTATTATAAAAAAAATTGTTGCTAGTTTACCGGAGCAACAAAGAGAAGTGATACTGATGCGAGACTTAGATGGTTATGAGTTTACCGAAATAGCCTCCGCAATGCAACTTAAAGTTGAACATGTAAGGGTTTTGTTATCGCGAGCAAGAAAGGTGGTAAGTGTACAATTGGAAAAAACGTATGATTATGGAAGAGAATAAAGCGGATAGCATAATCAAAAAATATAAGGAAGGACAAAGTACGCTGTCTGAAGAACAATTTTTGTTTGACAGTACTGAAAATTTAAAATCTTCTATGAAAGTATGGTCCACTTTTGTAAAAAATAACAAAACAGCAACACCTAAAGATTTTAATGAGCGCTTATGGGAATCTTTTCAAAATAAAAAAAACAGAAAGCGCAAGCTACTTATTGGGGCACTGTCTGTAGCAGCATCTGTTAGCGTACTAATCGCGCTGTTTTTTACCCATCCAGCACCAGAAGAATTAAACTATTCTGAAAAAGAAGCTTTGTTGAACATAGCTCGAGACATGGTAAACCATACGGATCTGGCTGAAATTGAAGAGCGCATTATTTATGAGAATGATATTGTAATTATTTACACCACTAAAGAAAAATAAATCAATTATTTATTAATCAAACACTTAAAATTATGAGAAAACTAATTCTAACAGCTTGTGTATTAGTATGTTCAATTTCGTTCGTGACAGCACAAGAAATTAACATAGAAAAAAAGGATGATCAACCTAAGGAAAAGCTGCATGTAAAGGTGAAAGAAGGTGCTGAACCTGATATTTATGTAGACGGAAAAAAGTTTGAGTTTAGTATGGACTTAATAGATAATGAGATGATTGCCTCTGTTGCTGTTATAAAAAGTGATAAAGCGTTAAAAGAATATAATGCACCTAATGGAGTTATCCTCATAACCACCCATAAAAACAAGGAAGCAAACCAATCTAAGGAAGGAATTAACTTTAAAAATGAAGAACCTGTAATTCTTATCAACGGTAACGTTGCTACGAAAGAAATGCTTGATAAATTATCGCCTGACGTTATTGAAAAAATAGAAATATTTAAAGATGAAAAGGCGATAGAAAAATACGGTGCCCCAAATGGTGCTATAATCGTTACCACAAAGAAGGGAAAGAAATAATTAGGGTGCTGCATCGCATTAACGGAATACATCTACAAAAAATAGCTTAGGTCATGAACCTGAGCTATTTTTTTTGTTACAATTAAGTGCTAAAAAAGTAGTGGTGTTGGAGCGCTAAGGCATCACACTTTTATAACACTATTCTAGTATTATATTCATGGGGTAGCATCAAAAGCCCATTCTTACCAAATGTAATAATCTAAAGTGTTTGAAAATCTTATTGTTAGAAACCGAGTAAGCACCTGAGATATGCGGTGTTATAAATCAGTAAAACAAATTGCACAGAGGAATATAAAGATTCCTCCTCCCTTATAGCATTCGAATATGTAAGAAAAATTCCTTAATTTTGGACATTATCCACTTAAATGGATTATATCCATAAGGAAATTAATCATTCATTTTAATCGTAAAGGAATGCATATAACTGAAGAACTTAATCAGGGACAACTAAAAGCGGTTACCTATGAGGGCCAACATCTACTGGTACTTGCCGGAGCAGGTACCGGAAAAACACGTACTATTATTGCACGTGCTGCGCACCTCATTGCTTCTGGCGTTGATCCTTCAAAAATACAAATTCTAACCTTTACTAAAAAGGCTGCTAATGAAATAGTAGAACGTGTAAAGGCTAGTTTACCCCAATCTAATAGCAAGGCTATTAATGGTGCTACATTTCATTCCTGGTGTAATCAATTAATATTAAAATATCCTAATTTATTTGGTGCTGCTGCCTTTACAGTCATTGATCCGGACGATCAGTTAGGAATTATGAAAATGATGTCTGGCACTCACGCGGATAGCTATGGGAAATTGCGGATTAAACCCCAGCAACTTCTAGATATCTACTCGTATGCTAGAAATACAAAGAAGAACTTAACGGAATCTATACGTATTCTTCTTTTTAAAAGTAGGACGGATAAGGATACGGATTATGAGATTGCTGCGATGAAACCCCATGTGGAAGTCCTTTTGCGTGCCTATCAGCAAAAGAAAATGGAACAACGCTATTTAGATTATGATGATCTCTTATTGGTGGTGGCTACACAGTTAAAAACAAATGCTGATGCTCGGGAGCTACTAGCTCAAAACTTGGAATACCTACTTGTTGATGAAATGCAAGATACCAATCCGCTACAGTGGGAACTATTATCGCCTTTCGTAGAAATATGTAAACTATTCTGTGTTGGAGATGACGCGCAATCTATTTATTCTTTTCGAGGAGCCGATTTTAAAAATGTTCATCAATTTAAAGATCGGGTAAAAAATTCTGAAGTCTATAAATTAGAAAAGAACTACAGGTCTACCCAAGAAATTTTAGATCTCTCTAATTGGTTGTTAGACCATGCTACTATAGATTATAACAAACGTTTAGCAGCAGTACGTGGTAGCGGCGAAATACCAATTATTGTTAATGTGAGTGATGAGTGGCAAGAAGCAAATTGGATTGCGGATGAAATTTTGAAGAATTATACGGACGAGGACCGTAGCTTTTCAGACCACTTGATTTTATCACGGTCACAGTATTACACTAAATCCTTACAAGCCGTTTTTATTAGGCGAAAAATACCGTATGTCACCTATGGCGGGCGGAAATTTCTACAGGCTGCTCATATAAAAGATTTAGTGTCTTTACTACGGATTGTAAATAACCCTTATGATGAAATAGCATGGGTTCGGTTTCTAACGTTCTGGGAAGGTATCGGTGAAGTTAGAGCTTCACGAATCATGGCTGCCATCATTGCAGACGAAGGAAAAACGGATATCGCCACCTTATTGGCTGCAAATATTTCTGGATCTGATGGTCAAATAATATCAGAACTGTACCAGGCGGTTACTCAAGAAAAAGGAAAGGTGGGTAAAATGGTGGAGATCTCCTATGAAGCTATGGCACTAGGTTTAGCATTTAAATACAGAAAAGATTGGACCGAAAAGCGTAAGGCTGATTTTCCCGTGCTTAAATTATTGGCTGAAAGCTATTCTAGTTTAGGGGAGTTTATAGGAGAAGGTCTATTAGATAATGCCGAAAAAATGAATGGCGCTAATGTATTGACGGAGTCGAAATTAAGTACAGATGAACAAAAAGATCATGTGATTATTTCTACCATCCACTCTGCAAAAGGTTTAGAGGCAGATGTATGTATTGTGCTGAATGTATCCCCAAAATCTTTTCCATCTGCTTATTCTCTGGACGATATTGATGCCATAGAGGAAGATCGTCGGGTGTTGTATGTAGCGCTTACGCGTGCAAAAAACAGATTGATCATTACCAGAAACACCGCATCTATTTCAGCAGTTCATGCAAGGTCTACCCCTACGCAGGATGGAAAAAATACCGATGATGCGGAAACCTATTTTTTAACAGGCCTGCCGGAAGCACTGGTGAAACAGGAGACTGTTGGGCATCAATTTAATAGCGTCAAAGATGCGCCCCAACCTAACACCATTGACTTATCGTCTGGGATGGACTTTAATTAATGCCATAGCTTATGTCTAATAAAAACTACGCGGTCATTTCTATGATTAACTATGGCCGCAAACCTATATATTTCAGAACCGTAGGTATCGTAATCCATAAATTTATTGGTGGAGATTGGACGTGTGTACTTTCTACTAGGATTAATCCAGAAGAGCGTATCCCCTTATACCTCCAAGAGGCAACAGGCCTAACAGATTTAGCATTGTTAAATGCACCAAGTTTTTCAGAAGTTGCCGATACCCTTCTGAAAGAACTTCAAGGCTGTATTTTAGTAGGGCACAATGTTTCATTTTTGCAGTATCATTTGAAAACGCAATTTCGGCATATAAGCTATGCTTTTGATATGCCCCAAATATGTACCGTGAGACTTTCTAAGAAATTGATTCCGAATATGACATCCTATGAATTGCCTTATCTATCTGGGGTCTTAGGGATTCCCTATGATGCAGCGGCTTCATTAGAGGAGTCTAATGAAGCCACGAGCGCCCTTTTTCAAAGGTTGCTAGCTTTAGATGAAAACGAAGAAATAATAACAGCACTGCTTCACCCTAAGCCAAAATTAAACTACCGGATTCCTAAGCATATCACCGAGGTGCAATTGGATCGATTGCCTAAGACCCCGGGAATTTATAAGTTTCAAAATAAGGATAAAGAAGTTATCTATGTAGGAAAAGCTAAAGACATAAAAAAGAGAGTTTTAAGTCACTTTACGGCTACAACAGAAAAAGAATTGCTGTTATGTAATGCTACTTATTTTATTGATTTTGAGCCTATGGGGAGTGAGTTACTAGCTCTTTTGCGAGAAGCAGATTTAATAATAAAGTTCGACCCCTATTATAACTATATTCAAAAGAAAAAACACATCACTTACTTGATTGTTCCCATCCGAAATAAGAAGGGAATTCTCCAATTAAAAGTAGAGAGAAGACCATTTCAACATACCCCTACAGAAATTTTCTTGAAACGATCTCTAGCTATTGAACGACTTGCCCAGCTTACCGAAAAATTTGAATTGTGCCCTAGCTATACCGGTGTGCACAGTGTAAAAACAAAATGTAGCACCGTGAGTTTTAATAGTTGTAAAGGCATTTGTAGGGAAGAAGAATCCCTTGAAGCATACAATGACCGTGTAGCACAGGCACTAGATCATCTAAACAATGAGAATGAAAATTTCGTAGTATTTGAAAAAGGCCGGAGCAGCCAGGAAAAAGGTGTTGTTTTGATACTACACGGAGTGTATCAAGGCTTTGGGTTTGTAGACAAAAATGAATTGATACAAGGAACTTCTGACTTATTGCATGTTATTGATGCTAAAGAACATTCATACCATTCTGCTAAAATTATTTCAGCGTATCGAAAACGTAATCCGTATAAAATTAAACTTTTAGACTCCGAAAAATAGACCAATTGACATTACCTATAGATTTTCAAATGCATTAAATTTTTAGCGAATTAGCGCAATAAAAGAGGCCGGATAATTGGAACTTTAGGGTTGAACAAATACAATTATCTTTAAACTTAAGGCTTATGATTGTTAGGCACCATACCGATGGATGGAAAATTATTTCGCATTATACACACGCGTTATTGGCGGGCAAATTTGCCTATCAATTAAAACAAGAATTGCGGTATTCTCATTGGGTAGAAACGCTAACGGCCATCACCGATCATGACGATCATATGGTAGATTTTGATGCAACCAATTACTTGACCAACGTAGGGACGCCTAGAGATTTTATGATGGATGGTGGCTATGAAAGAGATGCTATTAAACACGCAAAAAAATTATATGCGGCATCTGAGCAAAAATCTGGGTGGATTGTTTTACTAATCGCTCGGCATTTACAATTCCTGTATGGAAATGATTCCAACCAAGAAATGAAACAATTCTTGGCAGATAGGGCTGAAAAAAGTAAAACACTGCGAAAACTGTATGGGATCGATAAAAAAACTGAAGATGATTTGTATAGCATCCTGCTTTTTTGTGATAGGCTATCACTCATTATTTGTGGAGAAGAGGTTCCTGAAACGGGGCGGAAATTGGAGATCAACACGTCAATAAATAACAAGACTTACAGCATCAACCGGAATGCAGATGGCACCTTCCAAGTGACTCCTTGGATTTTTGAAGATAACAGCTTTGAAGTCGATTTTGAGTATAAAATTCTGAATCAAGTAAATTTTGAATCTAACCAAGAACTAAAAGAAGTTTTGGAATCATCAGCCGTGAAACTACAGAAAATAAGGTTTAAAAATTCAAATTAATTGGTACACTTGAAGTAATTCGTAATAGGATTCAGGAATAATAATCGGACTAAAAAAAGAAACAAAGAAAGCTCCTAATTTAGGAGCTTTCTTTGTTTCTGACTTGTATTACATGACATCTTCTAAAGATTTAATTTTTTCTAAATCTTCTCTAATCCATGTTATTTGCTGTCTTATAAGCGTCGCGATGGCTACGGGTAAATGCACATCTGATAATACTTCATTATATTCTTCAATGGCAGCTTTGTCTCCCCTAATAGCTTCTTCGAGCATAGCTTCATCATCGTCACTAGAAAATGCCGCTTTAATATCCATCCAAGTGCGGTGCAAGGCGCCAGTTACACTGCCGTCTATATCCTCTCTTAAATTAAGAGCAGGTGCCGCAGATTTTAAACTGATAAGGAAATTTTTTCGTTCCAATGCTTTATTACTAAAATAGCTTTGGAGTCCAATTCCCTTTGCATTTTCGGCTGCTTTTTCATAGCCCATTATAGCATCTTCGTTCTTCTGGATTATTGAATTGATTTTAGTTTCAATCTCTTTTATATCTGAATTCATAATTTTTAATTTAAGTGGTACTTTCTATAGTACCGTTATTGATAACCTAAAGATACCCGCTGTGGGAACAAAAAATTATTTCAATCAAAAGCGATTTTAACTTAAAAGAATTGCTTTGGCAGTAGTGCTTGTACGATGAATGTTTGGTTATTCATTTTGAAGCGTCTATATTTTTAAACTCTTAAACGTAGGTTTGTCAGAAGCTCTAGGATCTTGTTTAAATACTAGTTTTTTGGTCCAAATGGCAGCCATACTACAGTGTCCAAATTCTTCAGTTACTTTTCCATAGCATGCATATACGCCCATACCGTGAATAGGGTATTTATCTACCACATTGGTAAAATGTACCACATCAAAATAATCGCCTTCTTGATCTACAAAAGTACTCAGACGCATATTTTTATTGTTCTTAGTGGTATTAAAACGAGTGTTTACGAGAATACCATAAAGCAGTAGTTCTTTATGCTGGTGATGCTGCATGTCCTTAGCTTTAGCGTCGCTTAAAATTTCTTCTGATATCAACTCAAAATAACTATACAGCGGAAATCCTAAGAGTTCAATTTGGTCATAGGCTTCTTCTACCCAACTATGCTCTAATTTAGGAAGCTCAAACTGTTTGTGTTTTGGTTTGAATAATGACGGATTCCCAGAGCGTTTCTTGAGGGCATTAATTTTAAAGATACCTTGCCAATGCAGTTCATTCTTTTCAAGCCCTGTAAATTTAAAAGCTCCTATTCTAATTAGGATTGCTAATTGCTCTATACCTATTACCACACGGTCTATAAAATCATCTAAAGATTTGAAAGCACCGTACAATTGCCGTTCTGTTAAAAACCGTTGTACCACCAAATTTTCTAGATTTTTTAGATAACCAAAACCTAAATAAATAGCGACTCCCCTAATCGTATTATGATGATCACTTAGATTAATACAAGGTGCATGTATCTGAGCCCCCCACATCCGTGCTTCGTGAATATAATGTTCTGTGCTGTAAAAACCGCCTCCATTATTTAGTACCGCCACCATAAATTCTAAAGGATAGTAGCATTTTAAATACATGCTCTGGTAACTCTCAACAGCGTAAGATGCAGAATGCCCTTTAGCAAAGGCGTAACCTGCAAAACTGGCAATTTGATCCCATACCTCTGTAGTTAATGCATCAGGATAGCCTTTTGCCTTACAGTTACTCCTAAACTTCTCTTCTACGCGGGTAAACTCTGCCCTAGATCTAAACTTACCACTCATGCCACGGCGTAACACATCTGCTTCTCCTAAGTCTAAACCCGCAAACTGATTGGCGACTTTCAATACATCTTCTTGATAGACCATAATACCATACGTTTCGGGCATAATTTGGGCTAGAATAGCATTGGCCTCTTTTCTACGTTCCGGCTCACGATGTCTACGGATGTATTCATTTTTCATTCCAGAACTAGATACTCCTGGGCGAATAACAGAACTGGCAGCCACCAAGCCTAAATAATCATTGACTTTTAGCTTACACATTAAACCACGCATGGCAGGAGATTCTACATAATATGCACCAATAGCTTTTCCTCTGCTTAATAAGTTATTGATATTAGCATCGTTTTTAAATGTTTCTATTTGGGTGATATCTATCTCAGGTACATCAGGCCTATTCTCTTTGATAATCTCTATAGCCTCTTTAATTTTGGCTAAACCACGTTGTCCTAGAATATCAAACTTAAAAATACCCGCATCTTCCGCAATAATCATATCAAACTGTACCGTTGGAAATCCTTTGGGAGGTAAATCTGTAGCGGAATAGTAATGAATAGGCTGGTCTAGTATTAGAATTCCGGCGGAATGCACACTTAAATAATTAGGAAAATCTTTAATCAGTGCACTATATTTTAAGACCAGTTTCCCCATATCATCCAAATTATTCTTAGAAAAATGACCTTTACAGAGCTTGTCTATTTCTTCTTTTGGAAGGCCGAATA
Coding sequences within:
- a CDS encoding RNA polymerase sigma factor, with the translated sequence MNKTDFRRTVFSLSERLFPMVSRMLGSSANAEDAIQDIMMKLWEKRKRIADHPNIQGLVFSTARNHCIDILRKKTLANHDASFQLEILKSENDSEELEWKELRGIIKKIVASLPEQQREVILMRDLDGYEFTEIASAMQLKVEHVRVLLSRARKVVSVQLEKTYDYGRE
- a CDS encoding ATP-dependent helicase, whose product is MHITEELNQGQLKAVTYEGQHLLVLAGAGTGKTRTIIARAAHLIASGVDPSKIQILTFTKKAANEIVERVKASLPQSNSKAINGATFHSWCNQLILKYPNLFGAAAFTVIDPDDQLGIMKMMSGTHADSYGKLRIKPQQLLDIYSYARNTKKNLTESIRILLFKSRTDKDTDYEIAAMKPHVEVLLRAYQQKKMEQRYLDYDDLLLVVATQLKTNADARELLAQNLEYLLVDEMQDTNPLQWELLSPFVEICKLFCVGDDAQSIYSFRGADFKNVHQFKDRVKNSEVYKLEKNYRSTQEILDLSNWLLDHATIDYNKRLAAVRGSGEIPIIVNVSDEWQEANWIADEILKNYTDEDRSFSDHLILSRSQYYTKSLQAVFIRRKIPYVTYGGRKFLQAAHIKDLVSLLRIVNNPYDEIAWVRFLTFWEGIGEVRASRIMAAIIADEGKTDIATLLAANISGSDGQIISELYQAVTQEKGKVGKMVEISYEAMALGLAFKYRKDWTEKRKADFPVLKLLAESYSSLGEFIGEGLLDNAEKMNGANVLTESKLSTDEQKDHVIISTIHSAKGLEADVCIVLNVSPKSFPSAYSLDDIDAIEEDRRVLYVALTRAKNRLIITRNTASISAVHARSTPTQDGKNTDDAETYFLTGLPEALVKQETVGHQFNSVKDAPQPNTIDLSSGMDFN
- a CDS encoding exonuclease domain-containing protein; amino-acid sequence: MSNKNYAVISMINYGRKPIYFRTVGIVIHKFIGGDWTCVLSTRINPEERIPLYLQEATGLTDLALLNAPSFSEVADTLLKELQGCILVGHNVSFLQYHLKTQFRHISYAFDMPQICTVRLSKKLIPNMTSYELPYLSGVLGIPYDAAASLEESNEATSALFQRLLALDENEEIITALLHPKPKLNYRIPKHITEVQLDRLPKTPGIYKFQNKDKEVIYVGKAKDIKKRVLSHFTATTEKELLLCNATYFIDFEPMGSELLALLREADLIIKFDPYYNYIQKKKHITYLIVPIRNKKGILQLKVERRPFQHTPTEIFLKRSLAIERLAQLTEKFELCPSYTGVHSVKTKCSTVSFNSCKGICREEESLEAYNDRVAQALDHLNNENENFVVFEKGRSSQEKGVVLILHGVYQGFGFVDKNELIQGTSDLLHVIDAKEHSYHSAKIISAYRKRNPYKIKLLDSEK
- a CDS encoding DUF3891 family protein — encoded protein: MIVRHHTDGWKIISHYTHALLAGKFAYQLKQELRYSHWVETLTAITDHDDHMVDFDATNYLTNVGTPRDFMMDGGYERDAIKHAKKLYAASEQKSGWIVLLIARHLQFLYGNDSNQEMKQFLADRAEKSKTLRKLYGIDKKTEDDLYSILLFCDRLSLIICGEEVPETGRKLEINTSINNKTYSINRNADGTFQVTPWIFEDNSFEVDFEYKILNQVNFESNQELKEVLESSAVKLQKIRFKNSN
- a CDS encoding PA2169 family four-helix-bundle protein; this encodes MNSDIKEIETKINSIIQKNEDAIMGYEKAAENAKGIGLQSYFSNKALERKNFLISLKSAAPALNLREDIDGSVTGALHRTWMDIKAAFSSDDDEAMLEEAIRGDKAAIEEYNEVLSDVHLPVAIATLIRQQITWIREDLEKIKSLEDVM
- a CDS encoding DNA polymerase III subunit alpha, which translates into the protein MYLNCHSYYSLRFGTFSEVELLRMGQANHIATLALTDINNTSACMNFVRKSKEYGIKPIIGIDFRNGAEQLYVGIAKNNEGFRELNDFMSLHSHKSIKLPAIAPVFEHAYIIYPFENVLQLEKVDFEAHEYIGISVENLRRLPFSKYKSYTDKLVIQQPVTFRNKRDFNAHRLLRAIANNTLLSKLQQTEEGRLSEQMLPKEKLLEAFQEFPHLVANTKNLMAQCEVNFGFGESRVSQNQQIFGSSKEEDFNFLQQLCEDGLPKRYPTRTDAVSKRLAVELETIKKMDFVSYFLINHDIVKYANSKGYLHVGRGSGANSIVAYIIGITDVDPIELDLYFERFINPYRVSPPDFDIDFSWKDREDVTAYIFRRFKNTALLATYNTFKYRAVVRELGKVFGLPKEEIDKLCKGHFSKNNLDDMGKLVLKYSALIKDFPNYLSVHSAGILILDQPIHYYSATDLPPKGFPTVQFDMIIAEDAGIFKFDILGQRGLAKIKEAIEIIKENRPDVPEIDITQIETFKNDANINNLLSRGKAIGAYYVESPAMRGLMCKLKVNDYLGLVAASSVIRPGVSSSGMKNEYIRRHREPERRKEANAILAQIMPETYGIMVYQEDVLKVANQFAGLDLGEADVLRRGMSGKFRSRAEFTRVEEKFRSNCKAKGYPDALTTEVWDQIASFAGYAFAKGHSASYAVESYQSMYLKCYYPLEFMVAVLNNGGGFYSTEHYIHEARMWGAQIHAPCINLSDHHNTIRGVAIYLGFGYLKNLENLVVQRFLTERQLYGAFKSLDDFIDRVVIGIEQLAILIRIGAFKFTGLEKNELHWQGIFKINALKKRSGNPSLFKPKHKQFELPKLEHSWVEEAYDQIELLGFPLYSYFELISEEILSDAKAKDMQHHQHKELLLYGILVNTRFNTTKNNKNMRLSTFVDQEGDYFDVVHFTNVVDKYPIHGMGVYACYGKVTEEFGHCSMAAIWTKKLVFKQDPRASDKPTFKSLKI